One genomic window of Gossypium hirsutum isolate 1008001.06 chromosome D11, Gossypium_hirsutum_v2.1, whole genome shotgun sequence includes the following:
- the LOC107941896 gene encoding phosphatidylinositol 3,4,5-trisphosphate 3-phosphatase and protein-tyrosine-phosphatase PTEN2A, producing the protein MDSESVDSLSQPPSKASDVETSAEVAAAAKLPANMNDMKSHPMANNVEPPLKTYGIEPPKPADNASTVTVKTISLQNSPASALPSTGISSWARNLKLPQPIAPPQESQAGNDGTSALARFTSGLGLRLQSMTLSPDDSAAHTSTAPQAVFESFKKGIVDSSLNAVKAVQVKARHMVSQNNRRYQEGEFDLDMTYITENIIAMGFPAGDLSSGLFGFFEGFYRNKMEEVIKFFETHHKGRYKVYNLCSERLYDASLFQGKVASFPFNDHNCPPFHLIKSFCQSAYSWLKEDIENVVVVHCKAGMGRTGLMICSLLLFLKFFPTAEEAIDYFNQKRCIDGKALVLPSQIRYVKYFKRILTRFNGEDQPGRRCMIRGFRLHKCPYWIRPSITISDHSGTLFSTSKHPKTKNLMPEDFWIKAPKKGIVIFALPREPGLAEVVGDFKIHFHDRQGDFYCWLNTTMIENRMILNASDLDGFDKRNVPYHGFKIELVMIDYDGPLKMNSKSDSANNGTEGNSGYVKDRVIGANSKQSKASETEDNDDIFSDSDGEESGASPSRPTQPAAGAGPTISSNLLNPAAEQKGTSKPSVKNQELSSNNSSKDIAINGVGKHSTGLELPSMELMGASDIKSIAADASVFSFGDDEDYDSE; encoded by the exons ATGGACTCAGAATCTGTTGATTCCTTATCTCAACCTCCAAGTAAAGCTTCTGATGTTGAAACCTCTGCTGAAGTCGCCGCTGCTGCTAAACTGCCAGCTAATATGAATGATATGAAAAGTCACCCAATGGCTAACAATGTGGAACCTCCTCTCAAAACTTATGGTATTGAACCTCCAAAGCCTGCTGATAATGCATCTACTGTCACTGTGAAAACCATTTCCTTGCAGAACTCCCCAGCATCTGCGTTACCCTCCACTGGCATATCTTCTTGGGCAAGAAATTTGAAATTACCACAGCCCATAGCACCACCACAGGAATCTCAAGCTGGAAATGATGGGACTTCAGCTTTAGCACGCTTTACCAGTGGGCTTGGATTGAGGTTGCAATCGATGACTCTATCACCGGATGACAGCGCAGCACATACTTCTACAGCACCACAAGCTGTTtttgaatcatttaaaaaggGTATAGTTGACTCGTCTTTGAATGCAGTGAAGGCTGTGCAGGTCAAAGCACGCCATATGGTCTCGCAAAACAATCGAAGATACCAG GAGGGAGAGTTTGATTTGGATATGACTTATATCACTGAGAATATAATTGCCATGGGGTTTCCAGCTGGTGATCTAAGCTCGGGGCTTTTTGGATTCTTTGAG GGCTTTTACCGAAATAAAATGGAGGAAGTGATCAAGTTTTTTGAAACTCATCATAAG GGGAGATACAAAGTGTACAATCTTTGTTCAGAGAGGTTGTATGATGCATCACTGTTCCAGGGGAAG GTTGCGAGTTTCCCATTTAATGACCACAATTGCCCCCCATTTCATCTCATAAAATCCTTTTGTCAAAGTGCTTACTCATGGTTGAAAGAGGACATTGAAAATGTTGTGGTTGTTCATTGTAAAGCCGGTATGGGAAGGACAGGGCTAATGATTTGCAGTCTTCTTTTATTCCTTAAG TTCTTTCCCACAGCTGAAGAGGCCATTGATTACTTCAACCAGAAAAGATGCATAGATGGGAAAGCTCTGGTTCTCCCAAGTCAGATT AGATATGTCAAATATTTTAAGCGTATCCTAACGCGCTTCAACGGAGAAGATCAGCCTGGACGTAG GTGCATGATTAGGGGCTTCCGGCTTCACAAGTGTCCTTATTGGATTAGGCCCTCCATTACCATCTCTGATCACAGTG GAACTCTGTTCTCTACAAGCAAGCATCCCAAAACAAAGAATTTAATG CCAGAAGATTTCTGGATTAAGGCACCTAAGAAAGGGATAGTAATTTTTGCACTTCCCAGGGAGCCTGGTCTTGCAGAAGTAGTGGGTGACTTCAAAATCCATTTTCATGACCGCCAAGGCGATTTTTACTG TTGGTTAAATACGACAATGATAGAGAACAGAATGATACTCAATGCCTCGGATCTTGATGGTTTTGATAAG AGAAATGTACCTTACCATGGATTCAAGATTGAATTGGTAATGATAGACTATGATGGCCCACTAAAGATGAATTCTAAATCCGATTCTGCAAACAATGGAACCGAGGGTAACTCCGGTTATGTCAAGGATCGAGTCATAGGAGCCAATTCAAAACAAAGCAAAGCTTCGGAGACTGAAGATAACGATGACATATTCTCAGACAGTGATGGAGAGGAATCAGGGGCTTCACCGAGTAGGCCGACTCAACCGGCTGCTGGAGCAGGACCTACAATCTCCAGCAATCTATTGAACCCTGCAGCCGAGCAAAAAGGAACATCAAAACCATCTGTCAAAAACCAAGAGCTTTCATCTAATAATAGTTCCAAAGACATTGCCATTAATGGAGTTGGCAAACATTCAACAGGACTTGAGCTCCCCAGTATGGAGTTGATGGGCGCAAGTGACATCAAATCCATTGCTGCTGATGCTTCAGTCTTCAGTTTTGGCGACGACGAAGATTATGACAGTGAGTGA